The segment aaacaattgattaataattttgattttttaatatgaaatttaatttattttataaccgtggttttcacaggttataaactagtatatatatatatatatatatatatatatatatatatatatatatatatatatatatatatatatatatatatatagagagagagagagagagagagagcgagagagaattaggttcaaatgttttcactatctattgtgtgcctatatgattgattctggaccaatcgttttagttattttaaaaaagtaattaatgcatattacatgttgaagatataataggtattaattacatcttcaacatttaataagcattaattactttcttaaaataactaaaatgattggtccagaatcaatcatacatgcacacaatagatagtgaaaacaaaataacctaaacctatatatatatatatatatatatatatatatatatatatatatatatatatatatatactctaataaatgaaggttttttttgccatttGTCACAATCTCATTCAACTTGACAAatatcattttgtggttattttgaattagtttttttttctacatttcattttatgagttttatattttattaaattctacataatattttaatgtaataattgtaataaatgtagtaataaatagatatcaatttcattaatcaacttacattttaatttcaaaattctaaaaattaaagctcattagtttattttgtttatttatttaaattattagtttaaatttaaaagataaaaaaacattaccattataataatcattattctttttttatataaattcaaagttctcaaatattttgacttttatattcatttatttttaaaaaaaattaacccatgtaatacatgagtcttacaactagtcattatatacttataaaggaagcatttttcctttcaccacattcattggAAACTCCTATTTATTTTTCCTTTAACCATATTTATTTGAaattcccatgacttttcaatttatttctaataatgattacaagttggttaatatggttaaataaatataaaacctaaagtgtaatcatatataaactaaatttcaatattaaaagaatatattttcttttacttataaagttatcttttaacttttaacatattatacttaatttattaggtcgaatatgttgttgtatgtaaaccattatcattttaaagctacaacttttgaacaatttgtataaaatacttaaattattaatttaaatataaccttacatgatcaacttaaatataaattttagttcaacttaaacaaactAAAGAACATTTTGTAAATAGtttaaagtgataaattatagtgtctttctaataataattataagttggttaataaggttaaataaacatCAAACCTAATGTATAATCATAAATaatctaaatttcaatattaaaacaatatttttacttctacttataaagttatgtctttaacttttaacattttgtacttaatttaatttaatatgttgtatgtaaaccattataagtttaaaactacaatttttgaacaatttggataaaatacttaaattgttaatttaaatataatattacaggttcaacttcaatataaatttcagtcccacttaaaaaactcaaataatattttatgaatagttaaaagtgataaactgtagtgctaaatgcaaaaactaaattgtaatatcaatttaactaaaatatttcctaaaaatatttttataatcgttaaaagttttcaaataagtagcttaaaataacttacaataataataattataaataactctatataaatggttatattgttacatttaaaataaaaataataatttgtgtgatgttttaaataattacaatgatagaaattaataaGTTAAgcaaacaaattttaaaaaattaattaacaataacaactataaataacattaaaccatatattatatttaattttattcatgtgtaacaacgtaaattttcaaaataatttttcatttttaaaacattcattcattaataaaataatgtcaaacatattgtatcaaatgttattgtcacaaaacatttccccagaatctctacaaaactccaatgcgtgtgtgtacgaatcatgccggccccttcccgcgctcatcactagtacctgaaacacataacacaacaactgtaagcataaatgcttagtgagttccccaaaataccacatacaacacatacggcactcgaggctataatacgaccctccggtcgatgtgtctcagcgggaccctccagtcccgtagctcgttggacccttaggtccggtcatagctcgttggaccctccggtccggtctatatcatcatacaacatacaaataccacatagcacataatatcatacataacacataagaccctctggtcatcacatagtaccactctaagtaacgtatagtgaaaagactcacatcgatgtctcggtaaatatctgactcggaagaagtgtGATCTAGTCTCCggctaatcacataaagtaatactctcataaatacaactgtactcaaccctaaaagtcaacaaggtcaacggtcaaaatttgacccaactcgtcgagtgcactagggcgactcggtgagtctacatgtctccactgactctcttagattcttcttggcacgtcgagtacttcccttgactcgacgagttccacctggcatgaatcgcggggccaccctgactcaactcgccgagtcttaagaacaactcggcgagttccaacttgaactcagacccctgactctccctgactcaccgagtcattcccccaactcggcaagtccactcactgagtgattcacgagtaaccttcatactactcgccgagtctgttctttggactcggcgagttcatgccatgcacaaactcaaaacgaattctgaggtcagatctgttccatacagtcatagatctggcctccccaagcatgataatcacgtaaagttcggaccttgacacacatataacatctaagtggtccaaaatggtgatttagccccaaaaatgacatcccaagttcATGACTCCCAAaaagactcataaagctccaagggttaaggtctctggacctctttgggtccagatccagaacacaaactcgataagggaccaaatacaccacttaatcaacctttaaaagggttagaaaaccctaacactaagaatcaacaccaaaactgaagaaggtccgagaataatacctcaatacaaactctatgagctcaaaaactaccagaatcgcacctcctttagtctcctcttgccttgaacacttccttcttgcaaaaacacccacaaaagttcaagattggtctctccttcctcacaaacactctggatctctttagggtttctctctgggtgTTGGTGACTGCAAATGACGACCAgaagaccctttaaataggtctcaaaccctagaaattagggtttcattaaacggcgtggactcgccgagtctactcatgaactcgccgagtccagctgtgaactcgcatacgaatccgcgaccatactcggcgagtctagacgccaactcgccaagttcccctACAAAACCcaaaataaaggaacaaaatatcctgcctgggaatccgggtgttacatcaTGAGTAATCAAcgggtagaggtcattcaaaaaattgagattatgcagttttaatagatgtatatattatcatataattcaaaacaatcaacatattatatcaacttagtatacgaattattatatcaaatttaacaacattatgttatttaaaaaaaaaacatatatttgtaaagatttcagctatatagatgcttctgcgcaacgcgcagacattcgcctagtattctaataaaagaataggttgATTCTCTTTTTACCATGTGTCATCCTATTAAGCCTTCTAATTAATGTCATGTGATGTCTCAACATTTTggtttttaatttcaaatttcaaattttaaatttcttctCTAATtgtaaattaaattaatataCAATTAATACGGATTATAAAGTcgcgtatttatttaaatcattgattataatttaaaaaatatcaatTACAAACTACTTTTTTTTTGGAACGGCAAATCTCCTCTACTCGTAAACTATTCTTAATTTCATCTATGCCTCCAATAaaacttgaaccctcaacctctaGGAGGGAAGTAAACACCCGATACCGCTGGATTAAAAACTCTTTGGTAACTACAAGCTACTAGTTAACAACTAAGTCATATGTTACTTTCCCATAAGGACCCCATAATATATCATACCAAATATGTAGAATTTGCAAGTGATGTCCCGCTGACGTGGGTTTGATGTTAAGAGTTCAAATCTTTGAACTTGTTAAATTTGCCTATTTTAAAGTTTTGTCTAGAAATCCCTTGGGGGATAGTTCAAATCTTTAAACCTATTAATTATGCCTCATGTATGAAAAGTTATGTCTAGAAATCGCCTTGGAGCTTTAGAGGCTGAGTTTGCCCTGTAAAAAAACTCGAACTCGGGTCACTATTGAAATTTTGTGGTTAAGCTTTTTAATCGGTTGTGgtttcgaatatatatatatatatatatatatatatatatatatatatatatatatatatatatatatatatatatatacatactagtttataacccgtgaaatcatggttacaaaattaattaggGGCAGATTTAGGGGGGGGTCACCGGTGGCACCGACAACCCCTCACTTTTTTGGCCGCAGTGgaaaaattttcgaaaattttatttttctattatcATGCAACCCCTAACTTTCCCGTGCAACCCCTACTGTGAAATNNNNNNNNNNNNNtttatactatatatatatatatatatatatatatatatatatatatatatatatatatatatatatatatatatatatatatatatataggtaggtaggttcaaatgtttttcacatctattgtgtaCTAGAATACGCCAATAGGAATtttgtattaattatatgtatattaaatgctatccatatttttatagaaactaattaaattcgtcattaatgtcaacaataatattatttctgaataaattcatatctataagaatgagagtgtattgcagcagaatgagagtgtattctagtagaatacactctcgttcttcatatttcatacaactttattgtattttaagtgattgagtcttgaaacaaagtacgaactcatatataaaaacctggatgcaaattcattctgaaagaatgtgaTTGCTAGTATTAACGacagatttaattagtttccataaaaaaagaattataattatggatatcatttaatatacatataattatggaaatcatttaatatctataattatttaattaaataattatttaatttactaaatttctattggtgcattctagcacacaataaatgtaaaaaacaaaataagctagccatatatatatatatagagagagagagagagagagagagaaacaaaaAAAAGAGGGAgataaagagaaagagagagagagagagagagagagagagagagagagagagagagagagagagagagagagagagagagagagaatttaaaATACTAAATAAATCATCTCATGAACAAATCCTCATCACCGACGCAAACAAAACAGCGACTTTAAATTCACACAGAATCTCCCCAATTTGCTATGCACCCACAGTTGGATACAACCCATAAACCCCACATCTCCTCTGCATACCCCATTCTGTACCTATAGAGAGAGATAGGAAGAAGACACTTTTGGAGAGAGAAAAGGGAAACAAAAGATCAAGAATCTTTCATACCCAGATGGAAGATTTCAGATCCAAATCCTACAATGCAAATGGTATGCAAATTCAGCCTTACAACAGGAATCTCCAAGATTTCCGATGTTACAGTACTTCTTATGCATCATCATCTTCTCACACCCAGATGGACAACAACACCAATCCAACTGCTGACAAGTTCAAGAAACATGCCAGCAAGTCAACGAATGGGTCAATGTCCAAAAGTTGGAGCTTTACTGACCCTGAATTGCAGAGGATGAAAAGGGTTGCTACCTACAAGGCTTATACAGTGGAAGGAAAAGTCAAAGGGTCAATTAAAAAAAGCTTTAGATGGATTAAAGATAAGTATTCACAgatggtttatggtttcagatcATGACACAATCAAGTTTCTCTTCTGATATGTGGAAAACCCATGTTGGATCTTTGGTTTTTGATCATCTTTATATATGATTTTGCGTTTTTATGGTGTTTTTGAGGATGGAGTTGTTAAATAATGAGAAAACATTTCATCTTTTTTTTATTCCTGTTTCTTGATGATCATGTTTCTTTTCATGGTATTTTTTGTGTTTTCATCTTCCTAGAATCGCTCCAGAAGGTGTTTAGATTTCCCTTTTACCGTTTTCAGTGGATGCTTTGTTATTCCTTTTACGTATTTgacaaattttaattatttaataaactgaTAGATATTCCTTATGAAACGAAAATAGTAGCATCTCAAAATAggttaataaaaaaaaagataaataatcTATTTTATTGTTGAAACTTGGTAGTATGAAACTGGTTTTTCAAGTTTTCAACCTTttaataattaaactattaaaagtTGACCATGTCACGTCTTAATCACAATAATCCAAATAATTAGACATTTTCAAATAATCAGTATTAAAGAGTACTATATACAGAAACATTTCGTGTATTACATTCAAATcagtaaaataataataatgaaaactTAGGGCGCGTTTGTTTTGTGGGATTCCTAAGGAAAGTGAAGGAAATGGAAACTAGAATCCCGTAGTTATCGTGTTTGGCTTACCAATTGAATGGAATCGGATTTCCATAATCATATTTTAATTCTGCAGTTGATTGATTTCTAATTCTTTCCAACATATCAAGAATCTATATTCAATTCTATATCCTCCTATTATCTATACGCTTgtgaaatcaaaaaaaaaaaaacaaccgaTTGTCATTATCTTTTCCCCGATTATCGTATCTCAATATATCTACATATCTCGATCGGTTCTACAATACAATTCAATTGCCAATCGTTTTTGCTGTGCGCCTCTGATACCTTTGTTGCCTGAAGTTAGTTGTTCTTCCTATTCTTTGTTTCATCATTTTCATTGTCAAGCAAATGCCGAATTGATCATCTACCGTTCTTCaaataacatttatatatattttattcaaTTTGTGATTGTTTGTTAAACGCATGTTGGCCGCTTTTTTTTTAATCGTTGGATATTTGTTGTGCCGGCAGTATCGCATCAATGAGAATGCTTTAATTATCATTGTTGACATCCTACTACAATTCAACTATGTGTTCTTTTATGTGATGTAACTACAATTAAGCCTTCAAGTAAAGTAATTGTTAATTTTGTGGTTGAAATTTACTGTTGGTAACATGTACTAGTTGTAGGTAGAAGTATGCACACCAAGTGTTTGTGTTTttgcttgtgtggtgttttttttttttacctgcATGATTTTTTGTTTTCAATCCTTTTGCCATTATGTTTGTTTTCTTGGAAAAGATgagacaaaaatcaaacaaatttcTACTAAAACTCAAATTTGTTGACGATTAAAATCCACAACAATGTCAACTATTATGTCTTTAAATTGTAAATTTTCCTTTTCTGGGAGATGAGCAGGAAATGGCACGGCTTAGTCTAACTAGAAGCAAACATAGAAAAAAGATAAGTCAAATAGTCGTTACATTTTGGAATGAAGTTATGACTAGTATTACATGGTTTTTTTATCACGGTGTGCAAGCTACTACAAATATACAGAGGAGGTAAACCACGTATAAAAAACATATCGTCGGATGTGGATCGACAATCAATAATGCACAAATACGCTTACAAAAGTGACACTACGTGCATATCAAATCTCAGGATGACCCGAAGATGTTTCACAAAGTTGTGTGACATGCTTCATACACTAGGTGGGTTAAGAACAAGTAGACATATGGATATTGATGAACAAGTGGCCATATTTCTTCACATTATTGCACATAATGTGAAGAATCGGGTCATGATAGGTCGTTTTCCAGCGTTCTGGAGAAACAATTAGCAAAATTGTTTCGCGAGTTTGCAACGCAGTGATAAGGTTGCATCCACATTTGCTTAAGAACCGGAACCTGTTACAGAAAACTCTACAGATCAAAGATGGAAGTGGTTCAAGGTATATATTAGACTAATAAAAAATTTCGAGTACTACATAAATTGCTTGATATGACATATGACCATTTCTTTTCTTATATTATGTAGAACTGCCTAGGAGCTTTAGATGGAACACACATAAAGTGCTTAGTGCCACTTAAAGATAAGCCTAAGTACAGGACAAGAAAAAATGATATTGCCACAAATGTCCTAGGGGTGTGTTCACAAGATATGCAATTTATCTATGTTTTACCGGGATGGGAGGGCTCAGCTGCGGATGGTAGAGTGCTTCGAGATGCCTTACTTAGGCCACATGGATTGAAGGTCCCAAGGCCGTGTACGTATAATAATTGCTATTTTAGATACGTATTAGTTATTAATTATGCTAACTATACTACATATATAGGTTATTATTTGGTAGATGCTGGTTATACAAATGGTGAAGGTTTCTTAGCCCCATATAGAGGTCAAAGATATCATTTGAATGACTGGCGTGCAGGACACCAACCAACTACACCTAAAGAATTATTCAACATGAGGCATTCATCTGCAAGAAATGTTATAGAAAGATGCTTTGGTATTTTAAAGGCAAGATGGGGAATTTTAAGGGACAACTCATATTATCCTATTGATCTAAAAAATAAGATCATAATGGCATGTTGTCTTCTTCATAATTATATAAGGCAGGAAATGACAACTGATCCGTTTGAGAACCACTTTGAACTAGACGAGGGAACCGGAGATGTCGGTGGTGGAGATTATGATAATATCACTTCTGTTGGTGTATCAACCGAGTGGACCACATTTAGAAACAATTTAGCACAAAATATGTTTGATTCTTGGAATACTACACATTGATCATTtctatttttgttatgtttatcaTTTACTATGAATTTGTGctacattttttattttcaataatgagctttaatttacttttactggttatatttgttatatatatggtTGTGTATTTTTTATAGCATGCATTGTTTCATCTAGTTATTATGTTTATGAAAATAGTAGGTGTGATGGAAAAAATCAGAAACTATCGCAACTGGACAATTACTGAAGATGCCAAGCTCGTGGAAGCATTGGTAAATATGGTGAACATGGGAGGATATAAAGCCGATAATGGTTTTAAATCTGGATATTTACTACATCTAGAAAACGCATTAAAGGAAAAAATTCCTAACTCTGGCATATTGGGTAAACCTCACATTGAGTCAAGGATCAAAACCATGAAAAAAGATTGGCAAGTTGTTTATGATATGGTAAATGGTACGAACACAAGTGGTTTTGGTTATGATAGCTCCACTCATTCTGTAACAGCTGAATCAGCAGTTTGGGATTCTTACATACAGGTACAATATTATAACTTTTATGTATTTTGTTACTTCtcaattatttatattaaatttttatgTGCTAacattttatgatacaaaatagGTTCATAAAGAGGCAggaaaatggagaaataagataTTTCCTCATTACGAGGATTTATGTATCATTTTTGGAAAAGATAGAGCTCAAGGGAATAAAGCCAAGGATTTTTCCCAAATGGAAGAAGATGCAAATAATGAAGAGCAATCAAAACAAGTGGAAGATGTTTTTGAAGAACAAACCACAGAAAATGAAGAATCTCCAAACACATGCTCAAAGAAGAGGAAAAGAGTTGATGCAGTTATTAAGGGAATAACTATTGCAGCTAACACCCTTGGAGAAAAACTTGAAAAAGCAGCAAATAGCATGAACCAAGCAATACTAGGAGAAACAGAAGTACAAAAAAAAGCTTCAATGGTGATTCCATTCCTTTCAAAAACATTCTGTAAAACAAACGCGCCCTCAAATTCCTCCAGATTCTAATTCCTTTGACAGATTCCATTCCTTTCAAAAACATTCTGTAAAACAAACGCGCCCTTAGATTTCATTCATGACGCTCAAGAGTAGTCCCATCAaatttaactattttttttttttcatttttcaattaagGGCTCATCGTTATTTTCACTATCCTTTATGTTTAGACTATTTTTaatccatttttattttttttcctaaaaATAGAATAAAAGATAGGATAACTAGTATTTCATCtttcatattattttattttttactttatttttatccacacaaatatatttctaaaatttttcaTCCTTTCAACGTACATAGATAGTTAAATATATGATTCTATTAATCtggttttaacaaatatataatatatattttttgttcatgacaataatgttaaataaataaagttatatttataACACTTAATTATaagcttttgtaaaatatgttattgtattttaaaatttcaatatgtatttaaatttttatatcaATTTGATAAAATGcaaaaaacaaactttatatttataattaatttaatttaatatataacaaaatattataaatattagatattaaatttaaattatagttagcaaataaaaataaactagaaatgtataaGTATATAAAAAAgactaaaatttaaatttttatatcaATTTGATAAAATGcaaaaaacaaactttatatttataattaatttaatttaatatataacaaaatattataaatattagatattaaatttaaattatagttagcaaataaaaataaattagaaatGTATAAGTATATAAAAAAAGACTAAAATAGAGGAATAATAGGATATGGTCTGAGAATAATGAAGAAAAATgggaaaaataatagaaaatgagAGTGAGTTGGAGATGCTCTTACTACATCCTTATCACCCCACCAttaacttttgaaaatacttaccACTCTAcatcatttatattattttgatattaaattatataaacagcataattattaaatataaataaatattttactaATACAAAAATTACATTAAACAATAAATCTTAGAAATTTAAACCTACATTACAAattgaaaacacataaaaatTTAAACCTACATAACTAACGTGGTCGCCGGAAATACAGGAGTGAAGGTTGTCGGGTTTGGTcttggaagagagagagagagagagagagagagagagagagagagagatgaaggaGGTACGAGATAGGGATAGTGGAGGCCACGattct is part of the Lactuca sativa cultivar Salinas chromosome 7, Lsat_Salinas_v11, whole genome shotgun sequence genome and harbors:
- the LOC111905503 gene encoding uncharacterized protein LOC111905503; amino-acid sequence: MEDFRSKSYNANGMQIQPYNRNLQDFRCYSTSYASSSSHTQMDNNTNPTADKFKKHASKSTNGSMSKSWSFTDPELQRMKRVATYKAYTVEGKVKGSIKKSFRWIKDKYSQMVYGFRS
- the LOC111905942 gene encoding uncharacterized protein At2g29880 produces the protein MFMKIVGVMEKIRNYRNWTITEDAKLVEALVNMVNMGGYKADNGFKSGYLLHLENALKEKIPNSGILGKPHIESRIKTMKKDWQVVYDMVNGTNTSGFGYDSSTHSVTAESAVWDSYIQVHKEAGKWRNKIFPHYEDLCIIFGKDRAQGNKAKDFSQMEEDANNEEQSKQVEDVFEEQTTENEESPNTCSKKRKRVDAVIKGITIAANTLGEKLEKAANSMNQAILGETEVQKKASMVIPFLSKTFCKTNAPSNSSRF